ttcaaatttatcttatacatataaaaataagtaataaagaAAATTAAGTGGAAGTAAGGAGGCAATtttcttttacataattacatttattaataGATAAATATTTAccaagaaaaaagagagagaaggaaATGCCAGCAATTAATTTATctccaatttaaaaaaatttaaaactataactGTCTCCCGCACGCTCTCCTGACTCGGCTCGGCTGCCATCAGAGAAATACCACTACcatcttttccttttcattttttcttaCCATCAAATTCTGCGCTCTGTAATCTCTAAGGAAACAAAATCCAAATCTTTTCATTGTTCAAAACTCAATCCATTtccttttaaaattatacattttctCTTTGATGATATATTTccagaatttttattttgtttactttaacATCAAGCAAGAATTTTCACTATCCcaacttttcttttccttcaaaaGGAATCTCATAGTAAAAGTAACCTCCCTGTAAAACCTTCATCTTTAAGCTGGTTTTAATTTATTGTCTTTAATAAATATATCTTTTATTGCCCAGAAATCTTTAACATGTCGAGTAGACTAAGGGATAGAACTTCTTGCCAACCCAAGCTACACAACCATCATTACCAAGTAACCACAAAAACGGCCGTGGCGATGCCTAACTACTTCACTGAGACGCGGACCTGTCCACTCGCTGAGTTGGCAACGAATTTATCAGATTCGGAGCTCCGAGAAACGGCTTACGAGATTCTGGTCGGAGCCTGTCGGAGTTCCGGCGTGAAGCCATTGACTTTCATATCGCATTCCGAGAAAAATTTGGGAAGGGCGCCGGCGTTGACGTCGACGGCGTCGTTACAGAGGTCTTTGTCTTCGACGGCGGCGAGTAATGTGAAAAAGGCTTTAGGATTGAAATCGTCTCGGAAGAGGCATGTGAGTGGTGAGTCGGACTCGGAACGAGTCAAAAAAGCGGTTACTATTGGGGAGATGTTGAGGGTTCAGATGAGAGTTTCAGAGCAAATCGATTCCAGGGTTAGAAGAGCTCTCTTGAGAGTTGCTGCTGCTCAGGTTTgttccaaaaaaagaaaagaattgtgtggttgcctttttttttcttttaatttcattcaCAAAAGCAACGGCCTCTTTTTTTTTGTcgtcttttgtctttattttatttttaaagttaaatggaAAGGGAAAAAAACAGAACTGTTTAATGCGACAGAAATATTTTGTGTTAAGTTGAATTAATCAGACGCTTTTACTTTTTTTCAAAGTTCAGTTTGATAATTTGTGCTGTAATTATGAGTAGGGTATACAAATGTGATATATAATTCAATTGGTGATTATTGGAATTTGGAAATGTTTATGGAATATGATTTTTGTATGATTATGTTTGCTAGACAAGTTATATATAGTATTGCAATCATTATTTAACTTTTTGTTTTTGGATATGTATGATATATCAGCTTGGAAAACGGATAGAGTCAATAGTGTTGCCAGTTGAGATGTTGCAGCAACTCAAGCCTTCGGATTTTCCGAATCAATGGGAATATGACGCTTGGCAGAGGAGGAATTTGAAGCTTCTTGAAGCTGGACTCCTTTTACATCCTCTCTTGCCCCTAGATAAAACCGATACTGCTGCACAGCAACTGCGACAGATCATTCGTGGGGCCTTGGAGAAACCTTTGGAGACCGGCAAAAACAACGAATCGATGCAAGCTCTTCGGAGCATTGCTTTGTCTCTTGCTTGTAGAACCTTTGATGGGTCTGTTTCTGAGACCAGCCACTGGGCAGATGGATTCCCGTTGAATCTCAGAATATACCGAATGCTTTTAGAGGCTTGTTTTGATGTTAATGATGAAATCTCTGTTATTGAAGAGGTCGATGAGGTTCTGGAACTTGTGAAGAAGACATGGGTAGTCCTTGGAATGAACCAGATGCTGCATGATCTTTGTTTCTTGTGGATATTGTTTAACCGATATGTGGTAACTGGCCAAGTGGAAAGCGATCTGTTGTTTGCTGCTAATAATCTGTTAATGGAAGTTGAAAAGGATGCAAAGGCAATGACAGATCCTGATTATTCAAAGATAATAAGCTCTACTTTGGGCACAATTCTAGGCTGGGCTGAGAAAAGGCTACTTGCCTACCACAATTATTTTCACAGTGATAACACTGAGACAATGGAATGTGTTGTTTCTATGGCGGTTCTATCAGCAAAGATAATGGTAGAAGATATCTCTCACGAGTATCATAGGAAAAGAAAGGAAGTTGACTTGGCTCGTGAGAGAGTTGATAATTACATAAGATCATCATTGCATGTGGCTTTTGTTCAGGCAAGTTTTCAATATTTTAGCATAAAGTCCCTTCATAGAATGAGCAGTACAAGATAAGAAGGCTCCTATAGTTTTACATCATGAGAATAATTCACCGCTTTCTGTATGATTGATAGGTTTTTGTTATTTGCAACTTTTGCAGGCATCTTAATATGAGTACTTTCCTTCTTGCTAAACCAGGATCTTTGTCTCTTTCTGAAATATTTTGACCTAGTTTTCCTGTTATATTTCTGTCTGAAAGATGATCCAAGGTTGTGTGTTGATTCTATTTAAACAGATAATGGAGAAGGTGAAGTCCAGCAAACATTCTTCTAAGAACCAACAAAACCAGTTTCCTTTCCTTTCCATCCTCGCACAGGGTGTCAGTACACTGGCTTTTAGTGAAAAGGCAATTTTTAGTCCTCTATTAAAGAGATGGCATCCTCTTGCAGCTGGTGTAGCTGTGGCCACTCTTCATTCCTGCTATGGAAATGAGCTGAAGCAGTTTGTTTCTGGCATTGGTGATTTGACACCAGATATACTACAAGTGTTGAGAGCTGCTGACAAATTGGAGAAAGATCTGGTGCAAATTGCAGTTGAAAATTCAGTGGATAGTGAAGATGGTGGAAAGTCGATTATAAGGGAGATGCCTCCTTATGAGGCTGAATCCGTGATTTCCAATCTAGTGAAATCATGGATAACGACTAGATTAGACAGACTGAAGGAATGGGTTGACAGGAATCTGCAACGAGAGGTATAAGGCTTTTATTCCTTTCCTATAATACCTTGATGGTGGTTTGGGTGATAtgaaatatttgtgttttgtcATTTAAGTGGAACAGGATATTAATCCTTTTCCGTAAGTAGTTTGGATCTAATCTTTGTTGCTAATATGGACCATTCACTTCTATGCATGTCTATTTCTTGTCTCCTTATAGGTATGGGATCCACGAACAAATAAAGAGAATTTTGCTCCCTCTGCTGTTGAAGTTTTACGAATTGTAGATGAAGCATTAGAAGCATTCTTTTTGTTGCCAATATCTATGCATGCTGTATTGCTTCCCGATTTAACCACTGGTATTGACAGATGTATTCTACATTATATATCAAAGGCAAAGTCTGGCTGTGGTACGTATCATGTAGCCTAGGGAAGCCAATGCATATTGCCCTTTCCATTTCTTCTGAAGTAATCAATTTTTGTGTAAAACTAAAAGGAAAATACACTATCTTATTATCTACAGGGTCCCAAAATACTTTTGTTCCCTCAATGCCTGTTTTGACCAGATGTTCAACACGCTCAAAGTTTGTTGGTGTTTTTAAGAGAAAAGAGAAGTTTCAAATAGCACAGGGTAGGAAATCTCAGGTTGGAACAACAAATAGCAATGGCTCCTTGGGGATATCCCATCTGTGCTGTCGTATTAATACTCTGCAGCATTTTCGAATGGAGTTGGTTGTTTTGGCAAAAAGGGCAATTTCCCATGTTAGAAATTCCGAATCAGCTCATATGGACAATATTGCTGATGGGATGGGGAAAGCATTTGAACTTTCAACTACTGCTTGTGTGGAAGGGATAAAACAATTGTGTGAGATAACTGCATATAAGATTGTTTTCCATGATCTAAGTCATGTCCTTTGGGATGGCTTGTATGTTGGGGAAGTTTCGTCCTCTAGGATTGAACCTTTTCTTCAGGAGCTTGAGCAGTATTTGGAGGTTATCTCATTAACCGTGCATTACAGAGTCAGAACACGAGTTATTACTGAAGTAATGAAAGCTTCTTTTGATGGTCTCTTGCTGGTTTTACTCGCTGGAGGCCCCCCTCGTGCTTTCCATTTGCAAGATTATGAAACAATAGCTGATGATTTCAAGTCCTTGTGTGATTTATTTTGGTCCAATGGCGATGGACTTCCAGCTGATTTAATACAGAAGTTTTCGACCACTGTTAATGCCATCCTCCCACTATTTCATACTGATACTGACAGCCTAATTGAACAATTCCAATATATGACCCTAGAGACTTATGGCAGTTCTGCTAAATCCAAGCTTCCGTTGCCACCAACTACCGGCCAATGGAATCCAACAGAGCCTAACACACTCTTGCGTGTTTTGTGTTATCGAAGTGATGAGACTGCAGCTAAGTTCCTTAAGAAAACTTACAACTTGCCCAAGAAACTCTAACAGCTCTTTTACTGGTGAAAAGAAGAGTGAAATGATGCACTTCTTAGGCATACACTGCTTGAGGTAATTGATATAGCTTTCCAAGTTTGTCAAGCCATAGGCATTACATCTCGAGCAAGTTATATCCCTTAAGAAACTCTGACTTCCGTAGTTCTCTTGCTTGGATTCTATTGGTTTAAGACCTTAACCCAGTGTAGGGAGAACTTGTGAAAAGAATATAATTCTGATGCCTGGTAAGGATGAAGATTCTGGGTtttccatcatcatcatcatctgctTCACATGGAATTGAGATGAAACATTAGAAGGCATTTAGTGGAAAAACAGTGAGTGTGGGGTTCTTGCAGGATATTTGTATAGAAAGGTTTGGAAAATATTGAAAGCTTTATGTTCTGCATCAGTGAGTTGGTATGGAAAATAGTATTGCTTGTCAAATAAAATGACTTTTGCCCCCAATTTACTCGAAGCTAGATTGAATATTCCCTTGTTAAAGTGAGGCAAATCTTTCTGGTTCTATATATTATGGTAATGGCAAAGACATACAAACAAATGTACCACCTCTAAAATCAGTTTTAAAAATATCTCTGTATCTTCTCATTGTTGTTACTATATAGGCGTGTATAGCAACAATTCAAGCTACTATTAGCATATCTTGAATTTGTGTACGGGTGTCCCGTCTTCTTCAAAATGATCAATCGATTTTCGCTTATTGCACACATCTGTCATCATCAGTATCAATTTCAAACGTtgtttttaccaattttaagctaaaagtttaaatatatatcattatgtaattATTTTGTTCTAAATCCAAGCGATCGCTGGATATATAATTcggttttgcttttttttttcttctcttttttatttcAGTAAAAAGTTTTGACTATTCCTTTTTTCATAGGTAGGTTGAAATCTCTTAGCTTTCGCTTCACTATGGTGATTTTAAAGGATCTTT
The sequence above is drawn from the Gossypium hirsutum isolate 1008001.06 chromosome A05, Gossypium_hirsutum_v2.1, whole genome shotgun sequence genome and encodes:
- the LOC107960798 gene encoding protein unc-13 homolog; translation: MSSRLRDRTSCQPKLHNHHYQVTTKTAVAMPNYFTETRTCPLAELATNLSDSELRETAYEILVGACRSSGVKPLTFISHSEKNLGRAPALTSTASLQRSLSSTAASNVKKALGLKSSRKRHVSGESDSERVKKAVTIGEMLRVQMRVSEQIDSRVRRALLRVAAAQLGKRIESIVLPVEMLQQLKPSDFPNQWEYDAWQRRNLKLLEAGLLLHPLLPLDKTDTAAQQLRQIIRGALEKPLETGKNNESMQALRSIALSLACRTFDGSVSETSHWADGFPLNLRIYRMLLEACFDVNDEISVIEEVDEVLELVKKTWVVLGMNQMLHDLCFLWILFNRYVVTGQVESDLLFAANNLLMEVEKDAKAMTDPDYSKIISSTLGTILGWAEKRLLAYHNYFHSDNTETMECVVSMAVLSAKIMVEDISHEYHRKRKEVDLARERVDNYIRSSLHVAFVQIMEKVKSSKHSSKNQQNQFPFLSILAQGVSTLAFSEKAIFSPLLKRWHPLAAGVAVATLHSCYGNELKQFVSGIGDLTPDILQVLRAADKLEKDLVQIAVENSVDSEDGGKSIIREMPPYEAESVISNLVKSWITTRLDRLKEWVDRNLQREVWDPRTNKENFAPSAVEVLRIVDEALEAFFLLPISMHAVLLPDLTTGIDRCILHYISKAKSGCGSQNTFVPSMPVLTRCSTRSKFVGVFKRKEKFQIAQGRKSQVGTTNSNGSLGISHLCCRINTLQHFRMELVVLAKRAISHVRNSESAHMDNIADGMGKAFELSTTACVEGIKQLCEITAYKIVFHDLSHVLWDGLYVGEVSSSRIEPFLQELEQYLEVISLTVHYRVRTRVITEVMKASFDGLLLVLLAGGPPRAFHLQDYETIADDFKSLCDLFWSNGDGLPADLIQKFSTTVNAILPLFHTDTDSLIEQFQYMTLETYGSSAKSKLPLPPTTGQWNPTEPNTLLRVLCYRSDETAAKFLKKTYNLPKKL